Proteins encoded together in one Mobula birostris isolate sMobBir1 chromosome 21, sMobBir1.hap1, whole genome shotgun sequence window:
- the LOC140185676 gene encoding leucine-rich repeat transmembrane neuronal protein 4-like isoform X2, with amino-acid sequence MRRMGLGVIALLSGRVAVLMVAPTVLMSILSSAERACPSNCRCHGKIVYCESLSLQQIPPNISPGSLGLSLRYNSLQTLEHNQFVGLNQLTWLYLDHNYIGLVHEHAFNGIRRLKELILSSNKITRLFNNTFRPVTNLRNLDLSYNQLQSLQPEQFRGLRKLQSLHLRSNNLRTVPVRIFQDCRNLEFLDMGYNRIRSLARNAFAGLGRLVELHLEHNQFSKVNLAHFPRLTTLRILYLQWNKISVVMQGMSWTWSSLEKLDLSGNEIQAIGPNVFQCVPNLHTLHLDSNKLTTIGQEILESWISLNSVSLSGNMWECNRNICSLVNWLKMFKGRRENTMICAGPKQLQGEQVVEAVDNYNICIKTQRITTHRMPSPPKVHAKPTFKTRLPKANPESKAQVPIPVATTPPLPSTDSEDVEPVSFHKIIAGSVALFLSVLVILLVIYVSWKRYPASMKQLQQRSLGRRRRKKRQSLRHMVPTTQEYYVDYKPAHTEATEMLMNGTASCTFNKSGSRECEEGPRHSTSTVANNRNSADAGNSSNTHQSCW; translated from the exons ATGCGAAGGATGG GTCTCGGGGTAATTGCACTATTAAGTGGTCGAGTCGCAGTATTAATGGTGGCACCCACCGTCTTGATGAGTATACTCTCCAGCGCTGAGCGAGCGTGTCCTAGCAATTGTAGGTGCCACGGTAAAATAGTGTACTGCGAATCGCTCAGCCTCCAGCAGATCCCTCCGAACATCTCCCCCGGCTCCCTGGGACTGTCGCTCCGCTACAACAGCCTGCAGACGCTGGAACACAACCAGTTCGTGGGTCTCAACCAGCTAACCTGGCTGTACCTGGACCACAACTACATCGGCTTGGTGCACGAGCACGCCTTCAACGGGATCCGCAGGCTCAAGGAGTTGATTCTCAGCTCCAACAAAATCACCCGCCTTTTCAACAACACCTTCCGGCCGGTCACCAACCTGCGCAACCTCGACCTCTCCTACAACCAGCTGCAGTCGCTGCAGCCCGAGCAGTTCCGGGGACTGCGCAAACTTCAGAGCTTGCACCTGAGGTCCAACAACCTGCGGACCGTCCCGGTTAGGATATTCCAGGACTGCCGAAACTTGGAGTTCTTAGACATGGGCTACAACCGCATCCGCAGCCTGGCTCGCAACGCCTTCGCGGGCTTGGGCCGACTAGTGGAGCTACATCTGGAGCACAACCAGTTCTCCAAGGTCAACCTTGCCCATTTCCCTCGCCTGACCACCCTGCGAATCCTCTACCTTCAGTGGAATAAGATCAGCGTGGTCAtgcagggcatgtcctggacatGGAGCTCCTTGGAGAAGCTAGACCTGTCGGGCAATGAGATCCAAGCCATTGGGCCCAACGTGTTCCAGTGCGTGCCCAACCTGCACACGTTGCACCTAGACTCAAACAAACTCACCACCATAGGCCAGGAGATCCTGGAATCCTGGATATCGCTCAACTCTGTCAGTCTCTCGGGGAATATGTGGGAGTGCAATCGGAACATTTGCTCGCTCGTGAACTGGCTTAAGATGTTTAAAGGGAGGAGGGAGAATACAATGATTTGTGCGGGGCCAAAGCAGCTGCAGGGTGAGCAGGTGGTGGAAGCAGTCGATAACTATAATATTTGCATTAAAACTCAGAGGATTACCACTCACAGGATGCCGAGTCCACCCAAAGTTCATGCCAAACCGACCTTCAAAACAAGGCTTCCCAAGGCCAACCCCGAGAGCAAAGCCCAGGTCCCCATCCCAGTCGCCACCACTCCCCCACTGCCCAGCACCGACTCTGAGGACGTCGAGCCTGTCTCTTTCCACAAGATCATCGCGGGCAGCGTGGCCCTCTTTCTCTCCGTGCTGGTCATCCTTCTGGTCATCTATGTGTCCTGGAAGCGGTACCCCGCGAGTATGAAGCAACTGCAGCAGCGCTCACTGGGGCGCAGGCGGCGCAAAAAGAGGCAGTCACTGAGACACATGGTGCCCACCACCCAGGAATATTATGTTGACTATAAGCCTGCGCACACCGAGGCCACGGAGATGCTGATGAACGGAACAGCCTCTTGCACCTTTAACAAATCTGGCTCCAGGGAATGCGAG